In Leuconostoc kimchii IMSNU 11154, one genomic interval encodes:
- a CDS encoding helix-turn-helix domain-containing protein: protein MIKNDEIIKKIRKSRGISQKELGHLIGSQSMISRIENNQSSPTDYNLQEICQILNIPIEEYFEATFGKKKQFRLNKISFRAGVCQTR, encoded by the coding sequence ATGATAAAAAACGATGAAATCATTAAAAAAATTAGGAAATCGAGAGGCATTTCTCAAAAAGAATTAGGTCATTTAATTGGTTCCCAATCGATGATCTCCCGAATAGAGAATAATCAAAGTTCCCCAACTGATTACAATTTACAAGAAATTTGTCAAATTTTAAACATACCCATTGAAGAGTACTTCGAAGCGACATTTGGGAAAAAAAAACAATTTAGACTTAATAAAATCAGCTTTAGAGCAGGCGTATGTCAAACAAGATAA
- a CDS encoding glycoside hydrolase family 70 protein gives MKNEKTTCRKKLYKSGKLWVAAGILSFGLAVQQQVYADTTHGESTTQVVAATNVDTSVSDTPTVTDAGAKDATTSHDNVIVHDDQAANSTQTNNQNQETNHADAVTAPTDVAQTDSTAQVAPIASTNSDDTQVDVTTGTVNDVNNNQPDADKGASDQKSSDVNHADTQTNVNKDASVSNTNNTDKDVNTQIASDKDAGNQTDPTQDTNEQRTTDKKNDDNQDITDTTTNNPSAKNDKRDTNTPEPIQYSSKNIQTVNGQTVYVDDNGQIKKNFTAIVDGHVLYFDKDNGFLVPTDDYKFKQGLTSQNDNFSQHNAVHDDTADSFTDIDGYLTADSWYRPTDILTDGKNWTPSTDNDFRPLLMSWWPDKVTQVNYLNYMKNAGLSQHSVDFTDEDDQSDLNKAAHDIQANIEQKISQDQQTDWLKQTISNFVDSQPNWNIASEYQTTGDDKDHLQGGALLYVNSDKTPDANSDYRLLNRTPTNQKGYYSYSEDPTQGGYDFLLANDVDNSNPVVQAEQLNWLYYLLNFGSITNQDADANFDSIRVDAVDNVDADLLQIQSDYMKAAYGVDKDDATANQHLSILEDWSDNDAQYVKDHGDNQLSMDNKLRLSLKYSLTMPVTDQDGHAVRSGLEPLITNSLVNRTVDDTDNTARPNYSFVRAHDSEVQTVIAEIIKQKINPNSDGLTPTQDELTQAFKIYNADQLKTDKEFTQFNIPSTYALLLTNKDTVPRVYYGDLFTDDGQYMANKSPYYDAINTLLQSRLKYVAGGQTMAMHYVTGDSSMAADSNHGVLTSVRYGKGAMSATDEGTSETRTQGLAVIEANNPDLKLSQSDQIVVTMGAAHKNQAYRPILLTTKDGLVTEINQSDTDLSKIKYTNGDGQLIFDASEIQGVANPQVSGYLAVWAPVDAQDTQDARTADSELTSINNGQTLHSNAALDSQVIYESFSNFQSFPTNADEYTNTIIAKNTQLYKDWGITSFEFAPQYRSSTEGSFLDSIIQNGYAFTDRYDLGFNIPTKYGTVDELRDAIKSLHASGIKAMADWVPDQIYNLTGQQVVTAERVNNSGVYNNNSVINKTLYAAKTVGGGDYQKQYGGAFLDTIKSQYPSLFTTNQISTGVPMDPSEKIQEWSAKYFNGSNIQGRGAYYVLKDWATNDYFKVASGDKNAFLPKQLVNQTSNTGFVSDDKGMTYFSTSGYQAKDTFIQDKNSNWYYFDKNGYMTYSFQKINGATYYFLPNGVELQDAYLTDADGNTYYFNQQGKQAAGDYFMDSQKQWRYFDKNGVMANKGLTTIKIDQQTHVQYFNSDGIQVKGQLVTSADGQLRYFSADSGDMLTDQFKQLEDNSWVYFGSNGVAVKGQRTIQGQKLYFDDNYRQIKGHEYVDNQGRITYYDADSGEMIVNRFEKLSNGDWAYFGANGRAVKGSQAIKGQKLYFDDQYNQIKGHEYVDNQGRTTYYDADSGEMIVNRFEKLTDGSWFYFGANGRAVKGNQTINGQNLFFDDNYHQIKGQAVTDKQGKTRYYDADSGEMVTDRFERLSDGSWQYFGVDGVMKMA, from the coding sequence ATGAAGAATGAAAAAACAACATGCCGTAAGAAGCTTTATAAGTCGGGTAAATTATGGGTTGCCGCTGGTATTTTGAGCTTTGGGTTAGCAGTACAACAGCAAGTATACGCCGATACAACACATGGTGAATCGACTACTCAGGTTGTAGCAGCAACAAACGTTGATACATCTGTTTCAGATACGCCTACCGTGACAGATGCAGGTGCAAAAGATGCCACCACAAGTCATGATAACGTTATCGTACATGACGATCAAGCAGCGAATAGCACACAAACAAATAATCAGAATCAGGAAACTAATCATGCTGATGCGGTGACAGCGCCAACGGATGTGGCCCAAACAGATTCTACTGCCCAAGTTGCTCCTATAGCAAGCACGAATAGCGATGACACACAAGTTGATGTGACGACAGGCACCGTGAACGATGTCAATAATAACCAACCTGACGCTGATAAAGGCGCAAGTGATCAAAAAAGCTCTGATGTCAATCATGCTGACACGCAAACTAACGTTAATAAAGATGCTAGCGTTAGCAACACTAACAATACGGATAAAGACGTTAACACCCAAATTGCTTCTGACAAAGACGCAGGGAATCAAACAGATCCTACCCAAGATACGAATGAACAGCGCACGACAGATAAAAAAAATGATGACAATCAGGATATAACTGATACAACAACTAATAATCCGTCGGCCAAAAATGATAAACGTGACACAAACACACCTGAACCAATACAATACAGTTCAAAAAATATTCAAACAGTTAATGGTCAAACAGTTTATGTTGATGATAATGGTCAAATTAAGAAAAATTTTACTGCAATTGTAGATGGTCATGTTCTATATTTTGATAAAGATAATGGTTTTTTAGTCCCAACTGATGATTATAAATTTAAACAAGGGCTAACAAGTCAAAATGATAATTTTTCCCAACATAACGCTGTTCATGACGATACGGCAGACAGCTTTACTGACATTGATGGTTATTTAACCGCAGATAGTTGGTATCGACCAACTGACATACTCACGGATGGTAAAAATTGGACACCTTCAACGGACAACGATTTTCGACCACTATTGATGAGTTGGTGGCCAGACAAAGTCACACAAGTTAATTATTTGAACTATATGAAAAATGCTGGTTTGAGTCAACATTCAGTTGATTTTACTGACGAAGATGACCAAAGTGATTTGAACAAGGCAGCACACGATATTCAAGCTAATATTGAACAAAAAATAAGTCAAGATCAACAAACTGATTGGTTAAAACAGACAATATCTAATTTTGTTGATAGCCAACCAAATTGGAATATCGCTAGTGAGTACCAAACAACTGGTGATGACAAGGATCACTTACAAGGTGGCGCTTTACTATATGTTAATAGTGATAAAACACCTGATGCAAATTCTGATTACCGTCTTTTGAATAGGACCCCAACTAATCAAAAAGGTTATTATTCTTATTCAGAAGATCCAACGCAAGGTGGTTATGATTTCTTATTAGCCAATGATGTTGATAATTCTAATCCTGTTGTTCAAGCTGAACAACTTAATTGGTTATACTATTTGTTGAACTTTGGTTCAATTACTAATCAGGATGCCGATGCTAATTTTGATAGCATTCGTGTGGATGCTGTTGATAACGTTGATGCTGATTTATTACAAATTCAGTCTGACTATATGAAGGCAGCCTATGGGGTCGATAAGGATGACGCGACTGCGAATCAACATCTATCTATTTTAGAAGACTGGAGTGATAACGACGCTCAGTATGTCAAAGACCATGGTGATAATCAGTTGTCAATGGATAATAAACTCAGATTGTCTTTGAAATATTCTTTGACAATGCCGGTTACTGATCAAGATGGGCATGCCGTTCGTAGTGGATTAGAGCCGCTCATAACAAATAGTTTAGTGAATCGGACAGTGGATGATACGGATAATACTGCGAGACCAAACTATTCCTTTGTAAGGGCACATGATAGTGAAGTTCAGACGGTTATTGCTGAAATTATTAAACAAAAAATCAATCCTAATTCAGATGGCTTGACACCAACACAAGACGAGTTAACACAAGCATTTAAGATTTATAATGCTGATCAGTTGAAAACGGATAAAGAATTTACACAATTCAACATACCAAGCACTTATGCTTTGTTGTTAACCAATAAGGACACGGTACCGCGTGTTTATTATGGTGACCTTTTCACTGATGATGGTCAATATATGGCGAACAAATCGCCTTATTATGATGCGATTAATACATTGCTACAATCACGTTTGAAGTATGTAGCTGGTGGACAGACGATGGCAATGCACTATGTTACTGGCGATTCATCGATGGCCGCAGATTCTAATCATGGTGTACTCACATCTGTACGTTATGGTAAGGGGGCTATGTCAGCGACCGATGAAGGTACAAGTGAAACACGTACGCAGGGGTTGGCAGTTATTGAGGCGAACAATCCTGATTTGAAACTAAGCCAGTCAGACCAAATTGTTGTTACAATGGGTGCTGCTCACAAAAATCAAGCTTATCGCCCAATATTATTGACGACCAAAGATGGCCTGGTTACTGAAATTAATCAGTCAGATACGGATTTGTCAAAAATCAAATATACGAACGGCGATGGACAATTAATTTTTGATGCTTCAGAAATTCAAGGCGTTGCTAATCCACAAGTTTCAGGATATTTGGCAGTTTGGGCACCGGTTGATGCACAGGACACGCAAGATGCAAGAACAGCAGACAGCGAGCTTACGTCAATTAATAATGGTCAAACATTGCATTCGAATGCTGCATTAGATTCTCAAGTTATTTATGAAAGTTTTTCTAACTTTCAATCATTCCCAACCAATGCAGACGAATATACAAATACAATTATCGCTAAAAATACACAACTCTACAAGGACTGGGGTATTACGAGTTTTGAATTTGCACCACAGTACCGATCAAGTACAGAGGGTAGTTTCTTAGATTCGATTATTCAAAATGGCTACGCATTTACTGATCGTTATGATCTTGGATTTAACATACCAACAAAGTATGGCACAGTCGACGAATTACGCGATGCAATTAAATCTTTGCACGCATCAGGCATCAAAGCGATGGCTGACTGGGTGCCGGATCAAATTTATAACCTAACAGGTCAGCAAGTGGTTACGGCAGAACGTGTCAATAATTCAGGTGTTTATAATAATAATTCAGTGATTAATAAAACACTTTATGCGGCAAAAACTGTGGGTGGGGGCGATTATCAAAAACAATATGGTGGTGCTTTTCTTGATACCATCAAATCGCAATATCCTTCGTTGTTTACCACCAATCAAATTTCTACTGGGGTACCAATGGATCCAAGTGAAAAAATTCAGGAATGGTCTGCAAAATACTTCAATGGTAGTAACATCCAAGGACGAGGTGCTTACTATGTTTTGAAGGATTGGGCAACTAACGACTACTTTAAGGTTGCCTCAGGAGATAAAAATGCCTTTTTGCCAAAACAATTGGTGAATCAAACATCAAATACAGGATTTGTTTCGGATGACAAGGGAATGACCTATTTTTCAACGAGTGGTTATCAAGCGAAAGATACCTTTATTCAAGATAAAAATTCAAATTGGTATTATTTTGATAAGAATGGCTACATGACTTATTCTTTCCAGAAAATCAATGGCGCAACCTACTACTTCTTGCCAAATGGTGTTGAGTTGCAAGATGCCTATTTGACTGATGCTGATGGGAACACGTATTACTTTAATCAACAAGGTAAACAAGCAGCTGGTGATTATTTCATGGACAGTCAGAAGCAATGGCGCTATTTTGACAAAAATGGTGTGATGGCAAATAAAGGGTTAACAACGATTAAAATAGACCAACAAACACATGTTCAATACTTCAACAGTGACGGCATTCAAGTCAAGGGGCAACTAGTTACAAGTGCTGATGGGCAATTGCGCTACTTCTCTGCTGATTCTGGTGATATGTTGACTGATCAATTTAAGCAGTTAGAGGACAACTCATGGGTTTACTTTGGTTCAAACGGTGTTGCTGTCAAGGGTCAAAGGACTATTCAAGGACAAAAGCTGTATTTCGACGATAACTACCGTCAAATCAAAGGACATGAGTATGTTGACAATCAAGGGCGAATTACTTATTATGATGCTGATTCAGGTGAGATGATTGTTAATCGCTTTGAGAAGCTATCTAATGGTGATTGGGCATACTTTGGTGCAAATGGTCGTGCTGTCAAGGGAAGTCAAGCAATCAAAGGTCAGAAGCTTTATTTCGATGATCAATATAATCAGATTAAGGGGCATGAGTACGTTGATAATCAAGGACGGACAACTTATTATGATGCTGATTCTGGCGAAATGATTGTTAATCGCTTTGAAAAGCTGACAGATGGTTCATGGTTTTACTTTGGTGCAAATGGTCGTGCTGTTAAGGGTAATCAAACAATTAATGGTCAAAATTTGTTTTTTGATGACAATTATCACCAAATCAAAGGACAGGCGGTGACTGATAAGCAGGGCAAAACGCGTTATTATGACGCAGATTCAGGAGAGATGGTAACAGATCGCTTTGAAAGATTGTCAGATGGCTCATGGCAGTATTTCGGTGTTGACGGCGTGATGAAAATGGCTTAA
- a CDS encoding LacI family DNA-binding transcriptional regulator, translating into MNDVARIAGVSRGSVSNYINGQKTRPDTQIKIEKAIKALNYVPNATARALKTSRSNYVIFIIPTVNTPFFSELSYHVQLELKKFGYKMILCNSNSEPTEELEYIQMANTQKVAGIITMSYADVADLVSPNIALVSIEKKVSDNFPMVISDNYQGGKLAAQKLHDSGAKHLLFASKSPIKDISSVRQQGFVDYCTENNLTYDTFLSRDIPNFIDDFRDFILENKSDHAFKYDGVFSDSDEYANAFWHILLQYDINVPADVQIIGFDAARTYQRQPTFLSAIRQPIEKIASEAVTRLLLQLPHPEQHSQKNSVTVLPVTFQQGVTTKTDRH; encoded by the coding sequence ATGAATGATGTCGCTCGCATAGCGGGTGTTTCACGCGGTTCTGTTTCTAACTATATTAATGGTCAAAAAACGCGACCTGATACACAAATCAAAATTGAAAAAGCAATTAAAGCACTCAATTATGTTCCAAATGCTACCGCTCGCGCTTTAAAAACAAGTCGCTCAAATTATGTAATATTTATCATACCGACAGTTAACACCCCCTTTTTTTCCGAACTGAGTTATCATGTTCAGCTAGAGCTCAAAAAATTTGGTTATAAAATGATTTTGTGTAATTCCAACAGTGAACCGACAGAAGAACTGGAATATATTCAAATGGCAAATACACAAAAGGTGGCTGGTATCATTACAATGTCGTATGCTGACGTTGCTGACCTAGTATCGCCTAATATTGCCCTTGTTTCTATCGAGAAAAAAGTATCTGATAATTTTCCTATGGTTATCTCAGACAACTATCAAGGCGGAAAATTAGCTGCTCAAAAATTACATGACAGCGGTGCTAAACACCTTCTTTTTGCATCCAAATCACCCATCAAAGACATTTCAAGTGTGAGACAACAAGGATTTGTAGATTATTGCACAGAGAATAATCTAACTTATGACACATTTTTATCACGAGACATCCCCAATTTCATTGATGACTTTAGAGATTTCATTTTAGAAAATAAAAGCGATCATGCGTTTAAATACGACGGTGTTTTTTCAGATTCCGATGAATATGCGAACGCTTTCTGGCATATTTTACTTCAGTATGATATTAATGTACCTGCTGATGTTCAAATTATTGGCTTTGATGCTGCCCGTACCTATCAAAGGCAACCTACCTTCCTCTCCGCTATTCGCCAACCAATTGAAAAAATTGCATCAGAGGCAGTGACTAGACTATTGTTGCAACTCCCCCACCCAGAACAGCATAGTCAAAAAAATTCAGTCACTGTATTACCGGTTACTTTTCAACAAGGTGTCACAACAAAGACTGATAGGCATTAA
- a CDS encoding glycoside-pentoside-hexuronide (GPH):cation symporter, whose protein sequence is MMTSNHNVVQNQQVTGKLPWNERFSYGLSDFACSFTFSLIGTYLMYFYTDIFGITAAAVGTLMLVARVIDALDGPFWGIMIDHTHTKWGRSRPYLLWFNAPFTIFTILCFTTPDLPMNWKIVWAYVTYIGINVFYSAVNIPLTSILPSMTSNPDERVLLSTIRSLFSNFGGTLISVIALPLVTLFGGSDNSRKGFFWLAVMAALVFFVIYLIVFANIREHVKTRSSEKALPIKTSLKALKNNWPWVIVVGLNFIYWLGMQTKGQVTIYFFKYNLERPGLVSLALFFNAVGLISVFITPYVVTKLGKKRTLLTGLGISIGGQLILGLGAQLLNIPIVIIGTIVGNFGNGFVGALIAVLLADAVDYGEWKNNVRAEGIVTSASSFTAKFGMGLGGAITGMLLSAGHYVPNKVQSASALFSIEANYVWVPMIALVISFILILLYRLTPEREKVMRRDLALKHSREDQEDLNAAQ, encoded by the coding sequence ATGATGACAAGTAATCATAATGTAGTTCAAAATCAGCAAGTTACAGGCAAACTACCATGGAATGAACGCTTTAGTTACGGTCTTAGCGATTTTGCCTGCAGCTTTACATTTAGTTTAATCGGCACTTATTTAATGTATTTTTATACCGACATTTTTGGTATAACAGCCGCAGCTGTAGGTACATTAATGTTAGTTGCACGTGTAATTGATGCGTTAGACGGCCCATTTTGGGGTATTATGATCGATCATACCCATACGAAATGGGGTCGTAGCCGGCCCTACTTGTTGTGGTTCAACGCACCATTTACAATTTTTACAATCCTGTGCTTTACAACACCTGACTTACCCATGAACTGGAAAATTGTTTGGGCGTATGTCACTTATATTGGCATCAATGTATTTTATTCTGCCGTCAATATCCCACTGACATCTATTTTACCAAGTATGACGTCCAATCCAGATGAACGTGTATTGCTATCAACAATTCGTTCTTTATTTTCAAATTTTGGTGGCACCTTAATATCCGTTATTGCCCTACCATTGGTCACCTTATTTGGTGGCAGCGATAATTCTAGAAAGGGATTTTTCTGGCTAGCCGTCATGGCAGCATTAGTATTCTTTGTTATTTATTTAATTGTTTTTGCAAATATTCGTGAACACGTCAAGACACGTAGTTCAGAAAAAGCCTTACCAATTAAAACATCACTAAAGGCACTAAAGAATAATTGGCCTTGGGTGATTGTTGTCGGATTAAATTTTATTTATTGGCTAGGTATGCAAACTAAAGGACAAGTTACCATCTATTTCTTTAAATACAATTTAGAAAGACCTGGACTTGTTTCACTAGCACTGTTCTTTAATGCTGTTGGATTAATCTCTGTCTTTATCACACCCTATGTTGTCACTAAACTCGGAAAGAAGCGAACCCTGTTAACGGGACTAGGCATTAGTATCGGTGGTCAATTAATACTTGGTTTAGGTGCTCAACTTCTGAATATTCCAATAGTTATTATCGGTACAATCGTAGGAAATTTTGGTAATGGCTTTGTCGGTGCTTTGATTGCTGTCCTATTAGCAGATGCCGTTGATTATGGTGAATGGAAAAACAATGTTCGAGCCGAAGGTATCGTCACTTCAGCATCTAGTTTTACTGCTAAGTTTGGCATGGGCTTGGGTGGCGCTATTACAGGTATGCTTTTGTCAGCTGGTCACTATGTGCCAAACAAAGTACAAAGCGCTTCTGCCCTTTTCAGTATTGAAGCTAACTATGTTTGGGTGCCTATGATTGCCTTAGTCATTTCATTTATTTTAATTCTTCTTTACCGCTTAACACCGGAACGGGAAAAGGTTATGCGTCGTGACCTCGCCTTAAAGCATAGTCGTGAGGATCAAGAAGATCTTAATGCAGCACAATAA
- a CDS encoding alpha-glucosidase has translation MSKQKWWQNAVVYQVYPKSFQDSDNDGIGDIRGIINRLDYIAQLGVDVIWLNPIYKTPDIDGGYDISDYQDINPTFGNMSDFEELLAKAHARHLKVMMDLVVNHSSFEHEWFKKSLASSEPDNQYRDYYIWRDPVDGHEPNNWGSFFSGPAWTYDEQSGQYYLHLFAKEQPDLNWENPDVRNNIFDMMNWWATKGIDGFRMDVISLISKPKGLPDAPLVDDQVYGDSGSMVANGPHVHEYLQEMNHKVLSKHDWITVGETAGVTTEEAQKYANVDDSELNMVFQFEHVSLDGNTNPALGKWSDRRVTLPELRANLVKWQKSLAGKAWNSLYWNNHDQPRAVSRFGNDSPEFRVLSAKMLAAVLHFMQGTPYIFQGEELGMTNANYQTLSQYRDLETLNIYEDAVNKTHLVEPETMLNYLRARSRDNSRTPMQWDNSHNAGFSEHDPWLSVNQNYTTINVKEEISDKNSVLNFYKHLIDLRHTLPVITDGQFDLVIGNEDDADVFAYQRYNESQTVLIIANFTDTTLNRHYDFPNEHELLIQNYQDDQGDTLRPYEVKAYRYNTKITH, from the coding sequence ATGTCTAAACAAAAATGGTGGCAAAACGCTGTTGTCTATCAAGTTTATCCAAAAAGCTTTCAAGATAGCGACAACGATGGTATTGGTGATATACGCGGTATTATCAATCGACTAGATTACATTGCGCAACTTGGGGTTGATGTCATTTGGCTTAACCCAATTTACAAAACGCCAGACATTGATGGTGGCTATGATATTTCGGATTATCAAGATATTAATCCAACCTTTGGTAACATGTCAGACTTTGAAGAACTGCTTGCCAAGGCACATGCACGTCATTTAAAAGTCATGATGGATCTTGTCGTCAACCATAGTTCATTTGAACACGAGTGGTTTAAAAAAAGTTTAGCCAGCTCCGAGCCAGATAACCAGTATCGTGATTATTACATTTGGCGTGATCCTGTTGACGGACATGAACCAAATAATTGGGGATCATTTTTTTCAGGACCAGCATGGACTTATGATGAACAATCTGGTCAATACTATTTACATTTATTCGCAAAAGAACAACCAGACTTAAACTGGGAAAATCCTGATGTCAGAAACAATATTTTCGATATGATGAATTGGTGGGCTACCAAGGGTATTGATGGTTTTCGAATGGATGTGATTTCCTTAATTTCCAAACCAAAAGGTTTACCTGACGCACCATTAGTTGACGATCAAGTATACGGTGACTCGGGTTCAATGGTCGCCAATGGTCCTCATGTTCATGAGTATCTCCAAGAAATGAATCACAAAGTGTTATCCAAGCATGACTGGATTACTGTGGGTGAGACAGCTGGCGTCACTACTGAAGAGGCACAAAAATATGCTAACGTTGACGATAGTGAATTAAATATGGTTTTTCAATTTGAACATGTCAGTTTAGATGGTAATACAAATCCAGCACTTGGTAAGTGGTCTGATCGCCGTGTCACCTTACCTGAATTACGTGCGAATTTAGTCAAATGGCAGAAGAGTCTTGCAGGTAAAGCATGGAACAGTCTGTACTGGAATAATCACGATCAACCTCGTGCCGTGTCTCGATTTGGCAATGATTCGCCAGAATTCAGAGTATTGTCTGCCAAAATGCTAGCGGCTGTTCTACATTTCATGCAAGGCACCCCTTACATTTTTCAAGGTGAAGAACTAGGCATGACAAATGCGAACTATCAAACATTGTCACAATATCGTGATTTGGAAACACTAAATATTTATGAAGATGCCGTCAATAAGACACACCTTGTTGAACCAGAAACCATGTTAAATTACCTCAGAGCGCGTTCGAGAGACAATTCTCGAACCCCGATGCAATGGGATAATAGCCATAACGCAGGTTTCAGTGAACATGATCCTTGGTTGTCTGTTAATCAAAACTATACAACCATTAACGTCAAGGAAGAAATATCTGACAAGAATTCAGTTTTAAATTTTTACAAACATTTAATTGATTTACGACATACGCTACCCGTCATCACGGATGGTCAATTTGATCTCGTGATAGGTAATGAAGATGACGCTGATGTGTTTGCTTATCAGCGATACAATGAATCACAAACAGTATTAATCATTGCTAATTTCACTGATACAACACTTAATCGACATTACGATTTTCCAAATGAACACGAATTACTCATTCAAAACTACCAAGATGATCAAGGCGATACCTTACGCCCATATGAAGTCAAAGCCTATCGCTACAACACTAAAATTACACATTGA
- a CDS encoding deaminase produces MNDLTCMALAAQEAAKATTYKTFDNPRVGAIIVQNNQIIATGHHEAFGQAHAEINAFNHLKDKKSNYWRNGVCYFRALFISW; encoded by the coding sequence ATGAATGATTTAACATGTATGGCTTTAGCTGCTCAAGAAGCAGCCAAAGCAACTACTTACAAAACGTTTGATAATCCGCGTGTTGGTGCGATTATCGTTCAAAATAATCAAATTATCGCGACGGGTCACCATGAAGCATTTGGTCAAGCACATGCTGAAATTAATGCGTTTAATCATTTGAAAGATAAAAAATCAAATTATTGGCGCAACGGTGTATGTTACTTTAGAGCCTTGTTCATCAGCTGGTAA
- the ribD gene encoding bifunctional diaminohydroxyphosphoribosylaminopyrimidine deaminase/5-amino-6-(5-phosphoribosylamino)uracil reductase RibD, which produces MYVTLEPCSSAGKVGSCAKEMSTWGLRRVVVGSIDPNPTTNGQGIALLKAAGVEVDVLNTNHSACLNPEFYYYFQSKKPYVQLKLVVSKDGFVSAGHHKRTKLTDARADIDVHQERAAKSAIMIGSQTLLVDQPQLTVRLVAIDHQQPMRVVIDRRGRLQNSHFDFSNRWIIYTENVAFANQNHNVYLMTHGLAGVLRHLAQQNIQSVMIEGGPKLMNAFIAENLWQEMLIYETNATLGSGVPGVICKQMPESETRVGNALKRRYINN; this is translated from the coding sequence GTGTATGTTACTTTAGAGCCTTGTTCATCAGCTGGTAAAGTTGGTTCATGTGCCAAGGAAATGTCGACATGGGGACTCAGACGTGTCGTTGTTGGTAGTATCGATCCAAATCCGACAACGAATGGTCAGGGAATTGCTTTGTTAAAAGCGGCAGGTGTTGAGGTGGACGTTTTAAATACAAATCACAGTGCATGTCTTAATCCAGAATTTTACTATTATTTTCAATCAAAAAAACCTTATGTCCAATTGAAATTAGTTGTATCAAAAGATGGTTTTGTGTCAGCGGGTCATCACAAACGTACAAAATTAACTGATGCTCGCGCTGATATTGATGTTCATCAAGAACGCGCGGCAAAAAGTGCCATTATGATTGGCAGTCAAACGCTTCTCGTTGATCAACCGCAGCTGACGGTTAGATTAGTTGCTATTGATCATCAGCAGCCCATGCGTGTTGTTATTGATCGACGTGGTCGGTTACAAAACAGTCATTTTGATTTTTCTAATCGTTGGATTATTTATACCGAGAATGTGGCATTTGCTAATCAAAACCACAACGTTTATCTGATGACTCATGGTTTGGCGGGTGTGTTGCGCCATTTGGCCCAACAAAATATTCAATCTGTCATGATTGAAGGCGGTCCGAAACTCATGAATGCATTCATAGCAGAAAATCTGTGGCAAGAAATGTTGATCTATGAAACAAATGCGACATTAGGTAGCGGTGTACCAGGCGTGATATGCAAGCAAATGCCTGAATCAGAAACACGCGTTGGTAATGCATTGAAAAGACGTTATATCAATAATTAA
- a CDS encoding riboflavin synthase: MFTGITQNIGQLENMMLINDKNMRLRISTETNYFSDSALGASIMVDGVCLTMIASEQNYADFDIMMPTFETTIVQDYRVGQRVNLEKAILASERFDGHFVLGHVDTTAQVIHRQQVDETVMLTFQVGHNQVMRQIVAKGSITISGVSLTVVKTVNDTFQIGLIPYTLTHTNLDSLEVTDRVNIETDILAKYLNQED; this comes from the coding sequence ATGTTTACTGGCATAACACAAAACATTGGTCAATTAGAAAATATGATGTTAATCAATGACAAAAACATGCGGTTGCGAATTTCAACCGAAACAAATTATTTTAGTGATAGCGCATTGGGCGCTAGCATCATGGTAGACGGCGTTTGTCTGACGATGATTGCATCTGAACAAAATTATGCCGATTTTGATATTATGATGCCAACATTTGAAACAACGATTGTTCAAGATTATCGTGTCGGACAACGTGTTAATCTTGAGAAGGCAATTTTGGCATCAGAACGTTTTGATGGCCATTTTGTTTTAGGACACGTTGACACTACTGCACAAGTGATTCACAGACAACAGGTAGACGAAACAGTTATGCTTACTTTTCAAGTAGGACATAATCAAGTCATGCGGCAAATTGTAGCCAAAGGATCCATCACCATATCTGGTGTTAGTTTAACTGTCGTGAAAACGGTAAATGATACTTTTCAAATTGGTTTAATTCCCTATACATTAACACATACAAACTTAGACTCACTTGAAGTAACTGATCGCGTGAATATTGAAACGGATATTTTAGCAAAATACTTAAATCAGGAGGATTAG